Proteins co-encoded in one Pseudomonadota bacterium genomic window:
- a CDS encoding DUF302 domain-containing protein has translation MSNDSLGMTIGLGHTDFDAAVARVADALKVEGFGVITEIDVQKTIKQKLGADVRKYKILGACNPPIAHAALQADPMIGLLLPCNVIVFEGERGDVTVSIANPRRMFELVATPGVEGMVEQVHAKLSRVAAGLRG, from the coding sequence GTGAGCAACGACAGCCTGGGGATGACGATCGGCCTCGGTCACACGGACTTCGACGCCGCGGTGGCGCGCGTCGCGGACGCCCTCAAGGTCGAGGGGTTCGGCGTGATCACGGAAATCGACGTCCAGAAGACGATCAAGCAGAAGCTCGGGGCCGACGTCCGCAAGTACAAGATCCTGGGCGCGTGCAACCCGCCGATCGCCCACGCAGCGCTCCAGGCGGATCCGATGATCGGCCTGCTCTTGCCGTGCAACGTCATCGTGTTCGAGGGCGAACGCGGCGACGTGACCGTGTCGATCGCGAACCCGCGCCGGATGTTCGAGCTGGTCGCGACGCCCGGCGTGGAGGGGATGGTCGAGCAGGTGCACGCCAAGCTCAGCCGCGTCGCCGCGGGCCTTCGGGGCTGA
- the coaD gene encoding pantetheine-phosphate adenylyltransferase, whose product MQQRIAVYPGSFDPLTNGHLDIIRRGVEVFDQLIVCIAENSRKNTLFSVQERLEITREVLEGLPRVEIAAFEGLTVEYALKRGAVAILRGLRAVADFEYELQMANINRKLTPMIETLFMMTSEKYFFVSSQNVKEVAQFGGDISELVPPLVARRMAKKSLG is encoded by the coding sequence TTGCAGCAGCGCATCGCCGTCTACCCCGGCTCGTTCGATCCGCTCACCAACGGGCACCTCGACATCATCCGGCGAGGCGTCGAGGTTTTCGATCAGCTGATCGTCTGCATCGCCGAGAACAGCCGAAAGAACACGTTGTTCTCCGTGCAGGAACGCCTCGAGATCACGCGCGAGGTGCTCGAAGGGCTGCCGCGCGTCGAGATCGCCGCGTTCGAGGGGCTCACGGTCGAGTACGCGTTGAAGCGCGGCGCGGTGGCCATCCTCCGCGGCCTGCGGGCCGTCGCGGACTTCGAGTACGAGCTCCAGATGGCGAACATCAACCGCAAGCTCACTCCGATGATCGAGACGTTGTTCATGATGACTTCGGAGAAGTACTTTTTCGTCAGCTCGCAGAACGTCAAGGAGGTGGCTCAGTTCGGGGGCGACATCTCCGAGCTCGTGCCGCCGCTGGTCGCACGGCGCATGGCCAAGAAGAGCCTTGGATAG
- a CDS encoding thioredoxin family protein: MGRALLIAALVVGIAVALLGTGRSRVVAGAVATGAAAPRMLELYTPWCPACAEMKPVVDELAERCAGVGVRIDAVDVSREENERLAERYDVGSVPTFLFLDQSGSETSRLVGAQSAERLRRGLEELGAVSCGGPVSSERPRPPAEKEG, from the coding sequence ATGGGGCGCGCTCTCTTGATCGCCGCGCTCGTGGTCGGGATCGCCGTCGCCCTGCTGGGCACCGGGCGGTCCAGGGTCGTGGCCGGGGCGGTCGCGACGGGAGCCGCGGCGCCGCGGATGCTGGAGCTGTACACGCCGTGGTGCCCGGCCTGCGCGGAGATGAAGCCCGTGGTCGACGAGCTCGCGGAGCGTTGCGCCGGCGTCGGGGTCCGCATCGACGCCGTCGACGTCTCGCGGGAGGAGAACGAGCGGCTCGCCGAGCGCTACGACGTCGGCTCGGTCCCGACGTTCTTGTTCCTCGACCAGAGCGGATCCGAGACGAGCCGCCTCGTCGGCGCGCAATCCGCGGAGCGTCTGCGGCGCGGGCTCGAGGAGCTCGGCGCCGTTTCGTGTGGCGGCCCCGTGTCGTCCGAGCGACCCAGGCCGCCCGCAGAGAAGGAGGGCTAG
- a CDS encoding zinc ribbon domain-containing protein, with protein MPLYEYECPRCGETFEAITRITDKDETECPECGSPAVRQLTGFAVLGETVAGKGKRCYTGG; from the coding sequence ATGCCACTGTACGAGTACGAGTGCCCGCGATGCGGCGAGACGTTCGAGGCGATCACGCGCATCACGGACAAGGACGAGACCGAGTGCCCGGAGTGCGGTTCGCCCGCCGTGCGGCAGCTCACCGGCTTCGCCGTCCTCGGCGAGACCGTCGCCGGAAAGGGAAAGCGCTGCTATACAGGTGGGTGA
- a CDS encoding thioredoxin family protein, which produces MGILSFLGFDGAGEREPVELNDANFVAEVVKSDVPVMVDVWSAGCGPCAALVPTVKRLAAKYDGRLKVAQLNVGSGPRAAARLGVRGTPTVLFFKKGALVERVVGLRGQHYYEEIIEADLLAPPAREEVAS; this is translated from the coding sequence ATGGGCATCTTGAGCTTTCTGGGTTTCGACGGCGCGGGCGAGCGGGAGCCCGTGGAGCTGAACGACGCCAACTTCGTCGCCGAGGTCGTCAAGTCCGACGTCCCGGTCATGGTCGACGTCTGGTCGGCCGGGTGCGGGCCGTGCGCGGCGCTCGTCCCGACGGTGAAGCGGCTCGCCGCCAAGTACGACGGCCGGCTGAAGGTCGCGCAGCTGAACGTCGGCTCGGGTCCGCGGGCCGCCGCGAGGCTCGGGGTCCGGGGCACCCCGACGGTGCTCTTCTTCAAGAAGGGGGCCCTGGTCGAACGGGTCGTCGGCCTCAGGGGCCAGCACTACTACGAGGAGATCATCGAGGCCGATCTCCTCGCCCCCCCGGCGCGGGAGGAGGTGGCGTCATGA
- the rsmD gene encoding 16S rRNA (guanine(966)-N(2))-methyltransferase RsmD produces MRVVAGTARGLRLDVPPGRDVRPTADRVREALFSSLGDRVRGARVLDLFGGSGALAIEALSRGAGSAVIVELARRAADAIAANLARTGLGGGARLIRGDALRAVPALAAEGLAFDLAFLDPPYKGDLAARALAAVAEHGLLAAGGLAIVEHDRRARVDPPEGLVEASVRMYGDTALTLLARS; encoded by the coding sequence ATGCGGGTGGTGGCGGGCACGGCGCGGGGGCTCAGGCTCGACGTTCCGCCGGGGCGGGACGTCCGGCCCACCGCCGATCGGGTGCGCGAGGCGCTGTTCTCGTCGCTCGGAGACAGGGTGCGGGGCGCGCGCGTGCTCGACCTCTTCGGCGGATCGGGAGCCCTCGCCATCGAGGCGCTCAGCCGCGGTGCGGGCAGCGCGGTGATAGTCGAGCTCGCGCGGCGCGCGGCGGACGCGATCGCGGCGAACCTCGCACGCACCGGACTGGGCGGCGGAGCCCGGCTGATCCGCGGCGACGCGCTGCGGGCCGTTCCCGCCCTGGCCGCCGAGGGGCTCGCGTTCGACCTTGCCTTCCTGGATCCACCGTACAAGGGGGATCTCGCGGCGCGTGCCCTCGCGGCCGTCGCCGAGCACGGGCTCCTCGCGGCGGGCGGCCTCGCGATCGTCGAGCACGACAGGCGCGCCCGGGTCGACCCTCCCGAAGGACTCGTGGAGGCGTCCGTCCGGATGTACGGCGACACGGCGCTCACGCTGCTCGCGCGCTCGTAG
- the trxA gene encoding thioredoxin: MSNAIVGTDANFEELVVKSDVPVLVDFWAPWCGPCRMVGPVLDEVAVEYAGKAKVVKVNVDEQTAVAGSMGIRSIPTVALFQGGEVVEVLVGARPKAAFKAALDKVLGNA; encoded by the coding sequence ATGAGCAACGCCATCGTGGGAACGGATGCGAACTTCGAGGAGCTGGTCGTCAAGAGCGACGTCCCGGTCCTGGTGGACTTCTGGGCGCCTTGGTGCGGCCCGTGCCGAATGGTCGGACCCGTGCTCGACGAGGTGGCCGTCGAGTACGCGGGCAAGGCCAAGGTCGTGAAGGTGAACGTGGACGAGCAGACGGCCGTCGCGGGCTCCATGGGGATCCGCTCGATCCCGACCGTCGCCCTGTTCCAGGGCGGCGAGGTCGTGGAGGTGCTCGTGGGCGCGCGCCCGAAGGCGGCGTTCAAGGCGGCGCTCGACAAGGTGCTGGGAAATGCCTGA